Genomic DNA from Segatella copri:
AGCGAAGCACCCATACTGCTGATTCTGAGGAACCCGCGGATGCCGAAAGTGGATGGGAAAACCCACGAAAATCCTTGCCAAAAGCCCGGAATATTGCTCAATGGCCATGAAACTCCCGTCATAAAAAGCAACGGAACGGAGGTAAATACCACCAGAAGCATCACATTTTCACGATATCTTACCAGACACGACAGCATCAGACCGAAGAAAACGCACGAAAGAATGTAAGGAAGGAGGAAACCGAGAATGGTGGTCCACGTTACCATACTTACAAAACTGAACAGCTTGGGAACTACCAGCGTAAGATACATTCCCATCACGGCATAAACCATGAAATAAACCAATGCCTTGCCGAAAACAATGCGGAAAATACCGCCATAATGCTCGCTTACCGGTATGAGTTCGCGGTTTCTGTTGAGTTCTCTTGATGTTCCCGCTGCCATTCCTATGCCCAGCAGCATCGTCTGCTGCAGGATAAGAACCAGCACAGCCGGCAGAATGGCATTTCCGTAACCTCCTGTCGTGTTGAATATCGGAACCTCATCAAAGGCGAGCGGCTCGGTGGTAATCTCATCGTCTCTATCTGTAAATCCTCCAGCCTGTGTTATCTGGATGCCCGAGTTGATGTGGCTGGCTACGGCCTGCGAGGTCTGATAAATCGCTTTATAGGTCAGCATCAGACTCATATCGCAGTAAACTCCCACATGCGCCTGTTCGCCCCGGTTCAGCTTCGTATCGAAGTCGGCAGGGAAGTAAAGGATTCCGTGAACTGCCTGCCTGCGCACCAGTTCCTTCGCCTCGTCCAGACTGTTGCAGTAATAGGTAACCTTGGCGTCTGGTGAAGCATCATAATCGCGGATAAACTCGCGTGAACTGTGACTGTGGCTCAGGTCCACAATCGCCGTATCCACTTCTCTCACCACCTCGTTGTTGTAGATCCAAGAGTAGAGCAGCGGATAACCCAGCGGCACCAGAATGCAGAAAATGAGCACACCCTCATCGCGGAAAACATTGCGCATTTCCGTCTTCCAGATGTAGCACATGTCCCAGATGCCATTGATAATCTTATATAATAAACTACTTTTCTTCATTACGGTAAGTATTTATATACCAGCATTGCCTTCTTGATGTTCCAGACAGTGAGCATCGGCAGGGCGCAGAACAGCACCATTGCGCCCCAGTGGAGCACAGCATCGCTCATAGGGAAACCATTGAAGATGTTCATCTGGTAAATCATGTAATAGTGGCGCAACGGGAAAAGCTGGCCGATAGACTGGATCGGAGAATCCATCGAGAAGAGCGGATAGGTGGCTCCGCAGATGGAGAAACTCACTACGCCCCACAACGAACAGATACTCATCGACATGCGCAATGAAGGCATCAGTCCGAAGGCAAAGATGCCGAAACACTGGCAGGAGAGTACGCTCAGAATGCCTAACAGGATGATAGGAAGCGCGCCGCCCGGATGTGGAAACTGCAATACATAATAGATGTAGAATTCGAATAGCAGGAAGATACTCAGGAAGATGAGTGTCTGTGGCAGCATCTTACCCGCAATGGCGAGATAAGGATTGTTGCCTGCCATCCGCATCCAGTCTCTTGCCCGGTTGAACTTCAGTTCCGTACCTATAGAATAAGGTGTAATCAGGAAGATGAACAGCATGATGAGTCCCGGCACCATTACGCTCGAAAGATAATAGTTGTAGTTGGCGTATGGGTTGCCTATCATGTGCAGATCTACGGCGATAGGCTGTAGGAAGGTCATGATTTCATCGTTCGTCTTTCCCAGCGCCGAAAGTTTCGCCATTCCTGCCGCCGCACCTCCCAGGGTAGAGATGGTTTTCAGATCGCGGAAGAGCAGGGAGCCGGCTGCCAGCGATACGCTGCTGTAATAGAATGAAATCTTAGGCTGCTTCTGGGCCATCAGGCCTGCCTCTGTTCCGTCAGGAATCAGCAGGAAGGCGTAGATTTCGTTCTTCTGGATAGCATGTCTTGCCTCTGCCATGTTCTCGTAATGAGCCACTACCTTGGTGGTCTGGAAGGCATCGAGCTTATGTACCAGCTGGCGCGATGTGGCGGAGTTGTCCTGATCTACTATGCCCACAGGCATGTCGGTAGGCACTCCTCCCTTCATCAGCGTGGTGAAGAAAATTACCACCACGATGGGGAAGATGACCATGCAGAAGAGATAAATGGGGTTCTTCCACATGATGCCGCATTCTCTGAGGGCTATATGATATAATTTCTTAAACATAGATGTTATTTAATGATGAGTGACATTCCCGGGCGCAATCCCTCAATCTTTGTGATAGGACGGGCCTTCACCTCGAATGTCTTGCGGTCGTAGTCGCCATTATCCTTGGTTGCCTTCCAGGTAGCGTAAGAGCCCTGGTCTTTCAGGTAGTAAACCTTCATCTTGATGTCCTTGTTGAAGGCAGGAACGTAAGCGGTGAACTCATCGCCCTTGTTCAGCCCCTTGAGATGGTCTTCGCGAACATTGAAGGTTCCCCACATATCGCTCATGATAGAGATGCTCATGATAGGAGAGCCGAGGCCTACCAGCTCGCCTACCTTAGGATAGACATTGCTAACCTCGCCCTCGCACTGGGCAATCTGAACGGTCTCTTTCAGAAGATTCTTCACTACATCCACAGCGCTCTTCGAAGCCTGGGTGTTGTTGGCAGCCATGCGCTTCTCCTGTTCGCGGGCGCCATTCTTCGCCATATCGTACTGACTTCTGGCAGCAGCCACCTGAGCCTCTGTAGCCTTGTAGGCTGCGTAAGCCTCATCGCGTTTCTGACCGCTGATTACACCCTCGTTGAAGAGGTTCTGCATGCGGTCGTAGGTCTTCTTGGCGATGGTTGCGGCAGCTTCAGCCTGCTGAACCAACTGGTAAGCGCCCTGAATCTGCTCCTTGCGTGCACCTGCATCCGTCAGGTCCTTCATCGCCTCGGCTGCAGCGTTGGTAGCCTGGAGCATCTGTTCCTGCGATTTCATTTCCGGCACTTCGAGGATGGCGAGCGTATCGCCCACATGAACGTAATCGCCTTCCTGAACGCGGAGTTCTACTACGCGTCCCGGCAGTTTGCAGGACACTCTGTATTCTGATACTTCTACCTCGCCCTGAATGGTGTCATCCTTCTGTTCCAGGGTGAAGAAACCGATGACGCCTACGAGAATGACTACTGCTGTAAAACCGATTACAGCGAGCAATATGTTGTTATGCTGTGATTTCTTAGACATTTTGCTTAATCTGAATTTGTTATTATTATTACTGCAGGATACCGAGCGCCTTGTTCAGCCCAACCTGAGTCAGCTTCACGTCGATTTCTGCATCAATCTTCTGGCTCTGTGCTTTCTGCCAGGCAGTCTGTGCAGCCATCACGTCGGTAACCTCCATCACGCCTTCCTTGAAACCGAGGTTGGCGCATCTCAGGTTCTCATCTGCACTGGCGATGTTCTTCATTGCCATGTTGAGCTTCTTCTGGGCTTCCTTTACCTTAAACTGGCTTTGAGTAATCTGCAGATGAATCTTCTCTCTCGTATCATCCAGGTTCATCTGGGCGATATTGCTGGCAGCCTTGGCGGCTCTCACCTTGTAGGCGCCGTCGAACCAGTTCCATACCGGAACATGAACCATCACGCCTACGTTCCAGACTCCGGTAAACTTCTTCTGGAAACCATTGAATACGTTCGGGTTCGAAATCATGTAGCCGCCTGTCAGCATGACGTGAGGCAGATTGATGGCGCGAACCATTTTGGTAGCTTCTTTAGAGATGTCGAGCGCATTCTGCAGCATGCGGAGTTCCGGCCGGGTGTTCAGCGCCGAATCCTGTGCTGCCACTTTCTGCTGCTCGGTGTCAACAGGAGTTCCTGATAAAGCCAGGGTTTCCTTATCTTCATCGGCAAGTGTGATTTCCTGGTTCATCGGAATGCCGCAGAGCTGGCAGAGCAGCATCTTCGACAGAGCGAGTCCGTCTTCTGCTTGGGTAATCTGCATCTCAGCCTCGTTCACTTTCACGTCTACCTTCAGTCCGTCTGCCTTGGTGGCTACTCCCTGCTGAATCATCTTATGAACATCCTCGTTCAGTTTCTTTACGAGGTCGCGGTAACTGATGGCGAGTTTCTGCTTCTGCTTCAGCGAAACGGCGAGCCAGTAAGCCTGGTCTATGCTGTAGAGCGTGCTCTGGGTCTGCTGGTCGAGATCATTCTCTGCAATCTGCTCTCCGATGTCGGCAATCTTGTTGGCTGCAATGATGGCTCCACCCATATAGATAGGTTGGCGAACCATCACGCTTCCAGCCCAGATATTGCGGGTGTCGGTGCGGAAAGCATCTACCAGTTTCTCTCCCAGCGCATTGCCTTGCTGCTGCAGGGGTCCCAGTTTCTCATTCAGCAGTCCGCCTATCTGCTGCGCTATCTCCGGGGTAATCATTCCCTGACTTACAAGTTGGCTCATCAGATTGCTGGCTCCTCCCGATATTCCTCCGGTAACGGTAGAGCCGATATTGCTGAATGTTGATTTCTGACCGTCGTTCAGCAGCGAAATCTCCCTGCTGAACCATTCGTAACCGCCTAAAGCATCTACTTTAGGAAGATATTTGGTACGTGCCGATTTCTTCATGTTGTACGCCACGTCTTTCTTGAGCTTCGAGGCATTGAGCTGCTTGTTGTTGCGCAGCGCCATGGCACGGCAACTGTCAAGGCTCAGCGTTTGTGCCTGAGCCCCAGCAGGAATCAATGCTCCCATCAGCATGATAAGAGTTATATATTTTTTCATCCTTTGTTTATAATATTATATAATATTGGATGCAAAATTATGGAATTATTCTTAAATGACAAAGAAATTTTGTTTATCAAATCTTTAAGAATCAAAAATTATATTGCATTGTGGAAAAATAGAACATACCTTCTGGTTTTCCGTAATCCCTTAATCGTCTGTTTCTTAGAAATTCACCCGTTCTGTCTCCCCCCAGGTAGGGTCTACGGTAATGCTTATTCCACCACCCGTACTGTCGTCTCCGCCACCGAATCCGTCAGCAATGGAAATCTCGGTATAGGTTGTTTGGTTCTGATGGATTTTCAAATCGGCTTTTTCAAAACTCTTTACCACCTTTGCATCGGCATCCAGAAAGCTGATACTCATCTTGATGTTCTTCTCTTCTTCATGTGGGAAGGTGTAGACGGTAAAGTCTCTGCCGCCATCTTTCATACTGAAATTCTCGGTCTGACGGCTGTTCACGCAGCCGAATCCGGTGGTTGCATCCAGGGTGCTGCTGCCGCCGGTATAATAGAACTTGATGCTTCTGATTTCTTCGGGAATGGTTTCGTCGTTAATATGTAACTTGAAGGCGCCAACTGCTCGCCTCAGGTTGATGTTTGTGGTGGCGCCCTCTTCGTTTACGCTCAACCTGCCGTAATAATAGAAGGTGTCGGTAAGTTTGTTGCTTGCAAACTTTACTTTCTCGGGTGCGCTGACAGAGCAGTTTCCCTTTCCGTTGTGGGCAATCACCACCAGTCGGTATTCTCCTTCGTCCAGACTTACATAGGCTGTTCCGAAGCCATTGTCTGTTGAAAGCTGGTTCACCGTCTCCAGTTTCTCCTCTCCGTCAAAGATGGCAAGTGTCAGTCTGGAGCACACATCGCCCAGCGCCATCTGCTTGTCGGCAGCTTTGGTTGTCAGCAGACTTATGCCTTCTATTTTCTGCACATGGATAGTTACATTGGCGTTTGCCTCACGTGATTTTCCGGTTGTTTCGTCAATCGAAAACTTCTCGCATGAAGTAAGCGTCGCTACGAGCATCAGCAACAGGGATGCCAGTAACCGATAGGGCTTCTTACTCATAACCGTTCTTATTTACTAGTTGCTCTATGCGTTATCTCGGAGTTTCCTCGGGCATAAAGATGTGGCAAATATACGTTTTTTCTCTTTTCTATGCAAGTAAAATCTAATAAATCTTTATATTTTTTGTCATTTATCTGTTTTTTCGTAATTTTGCATCGGTTTTTCTGTACTTACAGAGCCGATTTTGCATTGTATATATAATAAGGTATAGAAGATATTGGTATGGATAAGAAGATAAAAGCATTGTTTTTTGATATTGACGGCACCCTGGTGAGTTTCAAAACTCACAAGATTCCGCAGAGCACGGTAGATGCCTTGGAGCAGGCTAAGAAGAATGGGGTAGAGGTGTATATTTCTACCGGTCGTCCGCAACTCATCATCAACAACCTCGGTCAGATAGAACATCTCATCGACGGTTACATCACCACCAATGGAGCCCGCTGTTTTGTAGGCGATAAGGTGGTGAGCCAGCACGCCATCCTTCCTGAAGATGTAAAGAAGATTATCGAGGCAGCCGACCGTGATGATTATCCGGCAATCGTTGTAGGAGAGCATCATCTCGCTATCCATCATTATACTGACGAGGTTTATGAAATCTTTGCCAAGGGACTGGGGGTGGATTGTGAAATCTTCCTGACCGATGTGAATGAACTGGGAGATGAGCAGGTTCTGCAGGTTACTCCTTTCTGTTCGGTAGAGCAGGAGGCGCTCCTGATGCCTACGCTCCGCAACTGCACCTCGGGCAGATGGCATCCTGCCTTTACGGATATTACGGCAGCCGATGCGGATAAGGGCAAGGGCTTGCATGCAATGGCTGATTATCTGGGTTTGAACATAGAAGAAACCATGGCTTTCGGCGATGGCGGCAATGATATTTCCATCGTACGGGAGGCAGGCACCGGTGTTGCGATGGGCAATGCAGGAGATAATCTCAAGCAGGTAGCCGATTACATTACGACTCATGTGGATGAAGATGGTGTTAAGAATGCGCTCCTCCATTTTGGCGTGATTTAAGTTCCCGACGTTATTGACTTTTTTTCATAACTCCCTATATATAATAAGGTGTAATCCTGATGAAGCCTTTTTGATAGGCGAGTTTCATTTTAATAAAATAATAAAGGCAAACATGTTATTTATTGTAATAAATGGCGTGTTTGCCTTTCTGTTTTTAAACCTCCCTTTTGTACCTGGTTTCTTCTTGTTATTTACGTTTTGTGAGAATAAATACCAGAAATGCTTACGAAAAGTAATAGAATATACGAAAAATATACATAAAGTACTATAAAGTTGATATTTTGTATCAAATTGTTTGCTAAAAAATTGTTTAATTAGCAAAAAGTATGTATCTTTGCACCCGATATTTGTAAGTTGTTTAATTTTTAAGAGAGAGAATTATGGTAAAAAGATTGACCATGCTCATGGGGGGGGCTCGTTCTTTCAACAGGAATGGCTCTCGCTCAAACTACTGTTACAGGTAAGGTTGTTTCTCAGGAAGATGGTGAGCCGGTGATTGGCGCATCTGTAAGAATTGTAGGAACTAAGACTGGAACAGCGACTGATGTCGATGGTAATTTTACGCTTCCTAATGCCAGCAAGGATGCTGTCTTGGAAATCAGTTATCTCGGCATGCAGACTAAAACTATGAAAGCATCTGCTAAGATGAAGATCATTTTGGCTTCTGATGCAAGAAATCTTGACGAGGTAGTTGTTACTGCCTTGGGTATGAAACGTTCAGAGAAAACTTTGGGTTATGCTGCCAGTACAGCCAACGCTTCTGAGTTGACTGTTGCTAAGTCTGGTTCCCTGATGAGTGGTCTTCAGGGTAAGATGGCTGGTGTGCAG
This window encodes:
- a CDS encoding ABC transporter permease; its protein translation is MKKSSLLYKIINGIWDMCYIWKTEMRNVFRDEGVLIFCILVPLGYPLLYSWIYNNEVVREVDTAIVDLSHSHSSREFIRDYDASPDAKVTYYCNSLDEAKELVRRQAVHGILYFPADFDTKLNRGEQAHVGVYCDMSLMLTYKAIYQTSQAVASHINSGIQITQAGGFTDRDDEITTEPLAFDEVPIFNTTGGYGNAILPAVLVLILQQTMLLGIGMAAGTSRELNRNRELIPVSEHYGGIFRIVFGKALVYFMVYAVMGMYLTLVVPKLFSFVSMVTWTTILGFLLPYILSCVFFGLMLSCLVRYRENVMLLVVFTSVPLLFMTGVSWPLSNIPGFWQGFSWVFPSTFGIRGFLRISSMGASLSDILPEFRALWIQTGVYFLATCLVFRQQLRSARLKADLTAEVAEEEEEAEEIVENR
- a CDS encoding ABC transporter permease, translated to MFKKLYHIALRECGIMWKNPIYLFCMVIFPIVVVIFFTTLMKGGVPTDMPVGIVDQDNSATSRQLVHKLDAFQTTKVVAHYENMAEARHAIQKNEIYAFLLIPDGTEAGLMAQKQPKISFYYSSVSLAAGSLLFRDLKTISTLGGAAAGMAKLSALGKTNDEIMTFLQPIAVDLHMIGNPYANYNYYLSSVMVPGLIMLFIFLITPYSIGTELKFNRARDWMRMAGNNPYLAIAGKMLPQTLIFLSIFLLFEFYIYYVLQFPHPGGALPIILLGILSVLSCQCFGIFAFGLMPSLRMSMSICSLWGVVSFSICGATYPLFSMDSPIQSIGQLFPLRHYYMIYQMNIFNGFPMSDAVLHWGAMVLFCALPMLTVWNIKKAMLVYKYLP
- a CDS encoding HlyD family secretion protein, which codes for MSKKSQHNNILLAVIGFTAVVILVGVIGFFTLEQKDDTIQGEVEVSEYRVSCKLPGRVVELRVQEGDYVHVGDTLAILEVPEMKSQEQMLQATNAAAEAMKDLTDAGARKEQIQGAYQLVQQAEAAATIAKKTYDRMQNLFNEGVISGQKRDEAYAAYKATEAQVAAARSQYDMAKNGAREQEKRMAANNTQASKSAVDVVKNLLKETVQIAQCEGEVSNVYPKVGELVGLGSPIMSISIMSDMWGTFNVREDHLKGLNKGDEFTAYVPAFNKDIKMKVYYLKDQGSYATWKATKDNGDYDRKTFEVKARPITKIEGLRPGMSLIIK
- a CDS encoding TolC family protein, yielding MKKYITLIMLMGALIPAGAQAQTLSLDSCRAMALRNNKQLNASKLKKDVAYNMKKSARTKYLPKVDALGGYEWFSREISLLNDGQKSTFSNIGSTVTGGISGGASNLMSQLVSQGMITPEIAQQIGGLLNEKLGPLQQQGNALGEKLVDAFRTDTRNIWAGSVMVRQPIYMGGAIIAANKIADIGEQIAENDLDQQTQSTLYSIDQAYWLAVSLKQKQKLAISYRDLVKKLNEDVHKMIQQGVATKADGLKVDVKVNEAEMQITQAEDGLALSKMLLCQLCGIPMNQEITLADEDKETLALSGTPVDTEQQKVAAQDSALNTRPELRMLQNALDISKEATKMVRAINLPHVMLTGGYMISNPNVFNGFQKKFTGVWNVGVMVHVPVWNWFDGAYKVRAAKAASNIAQMNLDDTREKIHLQITQSQFKVKEAQKKLNMAMKNIASADENLRCANLGFKEGVMEVTDVMAAQTAWQKAQSQKIDAEIDVKLTQVGLNKALGILQ
- a CDS encoding FimB/Mfa2 family fimbrial subunit; amino-acid sequence: MSKKPYRLLASLLLMLVATLTSCEKFSIDETTGKSREANANVTIHVQKIEGISLLTTKAADKQMALGDVCSRLTLAIFDGEEKLETVNQLSTDNGFGTAYVSLDEGEYRLVVIAHNGKGNCSVSAPEKVKFASNKLTDTFYYYGRLSVNEEGATTNINLRRAVGAFKLHINDETIPEEIRSIKFYYTGGSSTLDATTGFGCVNSRQTENFSMKDGGRDFTVYTFPHEEEKNIKMSISFLDADAKVVKSFEKADLKIHQNQTTYTEISIADGFGGGDDSTGGGISITVDPTWGETERVNF
- a CDS encoding Cof-type HAD-IIB family hydrolase — translated: MDKKIKALFFDIDGTLVSFKTHKIPQSTVDALEQAKKNGVEVYISTGRPQLIINNLGQIEHLIDGYITTNGARCFVGDKVVSQHAILPEDVKKIIEAADRDDYPAIVVGEHHLAIHHYTDEVYEIFAKGLGVDCEIFLTDVNELGDEQVLQVTPFCSVEQEALLMPTLRNCTSGRWHPAFTDITAADADKGKGLHAMADYLGLNIEETMAFGDGGNDISIVREAGTGVAMGNAGDNLKQVADYITTHVDEDGVKNALLHFGVI